The genomic window ACAGGTTCGTGACCATTTGCTCACATCTCAACAATGATTTTCCCTGTAGCATGACCATCCATGCTCTTAGCCCAAGCCTCCTCTGCCTTGCTCAGCGGATGCCTCGAGTCCACCACTGTCTTAAGCTTACCTTCCTTCACCAGCTCAACCAAAAATTTCAGGTCCTCGTTCCTGACCACCACTAGAAATGGCACCAACTGCTGCTTGGAAAAGGTCAATTTCTTCCATGCTGATCTGACCATAGTCCCGAGGCCAGGTGTTAAATCTATAACCTTTCCCTTGGCACTTAGATTTGGCTCAAAAGTTGACCAATCAATACCAACGGTGCATTGTACAACCAAGTCATATTTCCGACCAGAAGGGCTCTTCAAACTCGCACCTTCTGGGGTCTTGTAGTCCAGCACCTCATCAGCACCCAAGCTCTTCACAAGTTCTATGTTACGAGCCCCACAGGTAGCGGTCACATGATGGTTTGCTAACTTGGCAAGCTGAACTGCATACAGCCCTACGCCACCAGAAGCGGCGGTGACAAGGACATTGGCAGCTTTGCCGGTGCCGTCAAACTTGGTTTCTATGGTCTTTAGTGCCAGGATAGCAGTGACGGCAGCTATAGGTAGGCCTGCAGCTTCGGCTGCAAATACTTCAGGAGGCCTATGGACCGTTAGACTTGCCGGTGCAACGGCATACTCAGCAAGTCCACCTCCATTCTGTCATTAATGTGCAATGAAGTTGGAAACACATTAAACACGAGATATTTTCAGCTTGAGAAGTGCAAGGTTAAAGATATAGGTCATTAACCACTAACAATTCTGCAAAATGGATCATAGAAATGAAAATGTATATAGTATTATCAACAAATAAATCCAAGTTTGGTCACTTCTCTTTCTTTACTTGTTAGGTGTCTCCCTACAATAAATCAGTTAGTATCCTAACTTGAAAACATATATGAAAAGAATGAAAAACTAAAACTGAGACTGGCAAATAT from Elaeis guineensis isolate ETL-2024a chromosome 9, EG11, whole genome shotgun sequence includes these protein-coding regions:
- the LOC105034700 gene encoding chloroplast envelope quinone oxidoreductase homolog; this encodes MASRTMNAVRYDTYGGGAAALKHVEIPVPSPKKDEVLLKVEAASINPVDWKIQKGMIRPFLPPKFPFIPVTDVAGEILEVGAGVNSYKVGDKVVSMLGMRNGGGLAEYAVAPASLTVHRPPEVFAAEAAGLPIAAVTAILALKTIETKFDGTGKAANVLVTAASGGVGLYAVQLAKLANHHVTATCGARNIELVKSLGADEVLDYKTPEGASLKSPSGRKYDLVVQCTVGIDWSTFEPNLSAKGKVIDLTPGLGTMVRSAWKKLTFSKQQLVPFLVVVRNEDLKFLVELVKEGKLKTVVDSRHPLSKAEEAWAKSMDGHATGKIIVEM